A window of the Verminephrobacter eiseniae EF01-2 genome harbors these coding sequences:
- a CDS encoding peptidylprolyl isomerase: protein MIRTRNSALVLAGIALTAVFNMASPVQAQQAQGVPAAQEAPKVKLATSMGDIVLQLEPAKAPKTVENFLAYVKSRHYDGTVFHRVIDGFMIQGGGYTADMTAKPTLPPIPLEANNGLKNERYTIAMARTGNPNSATAQFFINVKDNAMLNAPNPDGHGYAVFGKVVSGMAVVDKIKAVATGSRAEHQNVPTTPVTIDSATLVQ from the coding sequence ATGATTCGCACAAGAAACTCGGCCCTGGTGCTTGCCGGTATTGCGCTGACTGCTGTTTTCAACATGGCAAGCCCGGTTCAGGCGCAGCAGGCACAGGGGGTGCCGGCGGCGCAAGAGGCGCCCAAAGTCAAACTGGCCACGTCCATGGGGGACATCGTGCTCCAGTTGGAGCCGGCCAAAGCGCCCAAGACGGTCGAGAACTTCCTCGCCTATGTCAAGAGCCGGCACTATGACGGCACCGTGTTTCACCGTGTGATCGACGGGTTCATGATCCAGGGCGGCGGCTATACGGCCGATATGACGGCCAAGCCCACCTTGCCGCCGATTCCGCTCGAAGCCAATAACGGCCTGAAGAACGAGCGCTACACCATCGCCATGGCGCGCACCGGCAATCCGAATTCGGCCACCGCGCAGTTCTTCATCAATGTGAAGGACAACGCCATGCTCAACGCCCCCAACCCCGATGGCCATGGCTACGCCGTGTTTGGCAAGGTGGTCAGCGGCATGGCCGTGGTCGACAAGATCAAGGCCGTCGCCACCGGCAGCAGGGCCGAGCACCAGAATGTGCCCACCACCCCTGTCACCATCGACTCCGCCACCCTGGTGCAGTGA
- the mutL gene encoding DNA mismatch repair endonuclease MutL, with amino-acid sequence MPDMQHSTPAAPPAHRPIRDLPEELISQIAAGEVVERPASVVRELLDNALDAGATQVTVRLSAGGVRLIAVEDDGSGIAQDELAVALRRHATSKISSLSDLETVATMGFRGEALAAIASVSELSLLSRPAAQASAFVLDARSGELRPAARSTGTTVEVKELFFSTPARRKFLKADATELAHCLESVRRHALARPDVGFAVWHDGKLVEQWRASFVPGQGDARDALARRLSDVLGADFVAQSVALQHRGGSVTVTGHAGLPDAARARADHQYCYVNGRFVRDKVISHAARSAYEDVLHGHKQPVYVLYLEIDPARVDVNVHPTKIELRFRDSREVHQAVRHAVENALATPRAAALAAAEAGAAVTAAKQPQAHAWRAQSALRLEERGHHVADLQALWGPKKDPPPDSGQAHGQSSEPWAGPRLAQRAPAPPLSPAGTAARDIGTEAQRPTLPPGSQEQGHALPSGREGQEVARSLDQEGREAAWPLGQEGQEVAWPLGRAVAQIHGVYILAENAQGMVIVDMHAAHERIVYERLKAQLDSGARMASQPLLIPGTFAATAEEVATAEESAEVLATLGLEVIPFSPKTLAVRAVPAVLAQGDAVELARSVLAELAAHDTSTVVQRARNELLGTMACHGAVRANRHLTIDEMNALLRQMEATERSDQCNHGRPTWRQLSMKELDALFLRGR; translated from the coding sequence ATGCCCGACATGCAGCACAGCACCCCTGCCGCACCGCCCGCCCACCGCCCCATCCGCGACCTGCCCGAGGAACTCATCAGCCAGATCGCGGCCGGCGAGGTGGTCGAGCGCCCGGCCTCGGTGGTGCGCGAACTGCTGGACAACGCCCTCGACGCAGGGGCCACGCAGGTCACCGTGCGGCTATCGGCCGGCGGGGTGCGGCTGATCGCCGTGGAAGACGATGGCAGCGGCATTGCCCAAGACGAGCTAGCGGTGGCGCTGCGCCGCCATGCGACCAGCAAAATCAGCAGCCTGAGCGACCTGGAGACCGTTGCCACGATGGGCTTCAGGGGCGAGGCCCTGGCCGCCATTGCCTCGGTGTCGGAACTGTCGCTGCTCTCGCGCCCGGCCGCCCAGGCCAGCGCCTTCGTGCTCGACGCGCGCAGCGGCGAGCTGCGCCCTGCGGCCCGCAGCACGGGCACCACGGTGGAGGTCAAAGAGCTGTTCTTCTCCACCCCCGCGCGCCGCAAATTCCTCAAAGCCGATGCCACCGAACTGGCGCATTGCCTCGAATCGGTGCGCCGCCATGCGCTGGCGCGGCCCGATGTGGGCTTTGCCGTCTGGCACGACGGCAAACTGGTCGAGCAATGGCGCGCCAGCTTCGTGCCCGGACAGGGCGATGCCCGGGATGCGCTGGCACGCCGCCTGTCGGACGTGCTCGGCGCCGACTTCGTCGCGCAGTCGGTGGCACTACAGCACCGTGGAGGCTCGGTCACCGTGACCGGCCACGCCGGCCTGCCCGACGCGGCGCGCGCGCGCGCCGACCACCAGTATTGCTACGTGAACGGCCGCTTCGTGCGCGACAAGGTGATAAGCCATGCGGCGCGCAGCGCATACGAGGATGTGCTGCACGGCCACAAGCAGCCGGTATATGTGCTGTACCTGGAGATCGACCCGGCCCGCGTCGACGTGAACGTGCACCCGACCAAGATCGAACTGCGCTTTCGCGACAGCCGCGAAGTGCACCAGGCCGTGCGCCACGCCGTGGAAAACGCGCTGGCCACACCCCGTGCGGCAGCGCTGGCAGCCGCAGAAGCAGGCGCCGCCGTCACGGCAGCCAAACAGCCGCAGGCGCATGCCTGGCGTGCGCAGTCTGCCCTCCGATTAGAGGAGCGCGGCCACCATGTGGCGGATCTGCAAGCGCTGTGGGGGCCGAAAAAAGACCCTCCACCCGACAGCGGGCAGGCCCACGGACAGAGCAGCGAACCGTGGGCCGGACCACGCCTGGCGCAGCGCGCACCCGCGCCGCCGCTCAGCCCGGCGGGCACAGCCGCCCGGGACATCGGCACAGAGGCCCAGCGCCCGACCCTGCCCCCCGGCAGCCAGGAGCAGGGCCATGCCTTGCCTTCAGGCCGTGAAGGTCAGGAGGTTGCCCGGTCTTTGGACCAGGAAGGCCGGGAGGCCGCTTGGCCACTGGGCCAGGAAGGTCAGGAAGTCGCTTGGCCATTGGGCCGAGCGGTGGCCCAGATCCATGGCGTCTATATCCTGGCCGAGAACGCCCAGGGCATGGTGATCGTGGACATGCATGCCGCGCACGAGCGCATCGTCTACGAGCGCCTGAAGGCCCAGTTGGACAGCGGTGCGCGCATGGCCAGCCAACCCCTGCTGATCCCCGGCACTTTCGCCGCCACCGCCGAGGAAGTGGCCACCGCCGAAGAATCGGCCGAGGTGCTGGCCACACTGGGACTGGAAGTGATTCCGTTCTCGCCCAAAACCCTGGCCGTGCGCGCCGTGCCCGCCGTGCTGGCGCAGGGCGATGCGGTGGAACTGGCCCGCAGCGTGCTGGCCGAACTGGCCGCGCACGACACCAGCACCGTGGTGCAGCGCGCCCGCAACGAACTGCTGGGCACCATGGCCTGCCACGGCGCAGTGCGCGCCAACCGGCACCTGACCATCGACGAGATGAACGCCCTGCTGCGCCAGATGGAGGCCACCGAGCGCTCAGACCAATGCAACCATGGCCGCCCGACATGGCGGCAGCTATCGATGAAAGAGTTGGACGCGCTGTTCCTGCGCGGACGCTGA
- the miaA gene encoding tRNA (adenosine(37)-N6)-dimethylallyltransferase MiaA: MAAPDSRLPNIALAGPTAAGKTAAALALAAALGRRQAVEIISVDSALVYRGMDIGSAKPTPAERAAVPHHLIDIRDPLQAYSAAEFVQDARRLIGEIRARGALPLLVGGTMLYFKALFDGLDAMPAADPAVRARLNARAAEQGWPALHTELARVDPVTAARLAPGDSQRIQRALEVWQISGQPLSSFHAIEKGAAGAYGACACALFSLEPQDRAWLHERIARRFDAMLAAGFIAEVQALRARGDLHPDLPAMRCVGYRQVWEALDWQARHAGGPPLHGAPLHARGMDAVRERGVAATRQLAKRQITWLRSMPQRHTTACDQPQAVAQLVQAVLQRLEQHAP, translated from the coding sequence GTGGCCGCGCCTGACAGCCGGCTCCCGAACATCGCCCTGGCAGGCCCCACGGCGGCGGGCAAGACGGCGGCGGCGCTGGCGCTGGCGGCGGCGCTGGGCCGGCGCCAAGCGGTGGAGATCATCAGCGTGGACTCGGCCCTGGTCTACCGGGGCATGGACATCGGCAGCGCCAAGCCCACGCCGGCCGAGCGCGCCGCCGTGCCGCACCACCTGATCGACATCCGCGACCCGCTACAGGCTTACAGCGCCGCCGAGTTCGTGCAAGACGCCCGCCGGCTCATCGGCGAAATCCGTGCCCGTGGCGCGTTGCCGTTGCTGGTGGGCGGCACCATGCTGTACTTCAAGGCTTTGTTCGACGGCCTGGACGCCATGCCCGCCGCCGACCCCGCCGTGCGCGCGCGGCTGAATGCCCGGGCCGCCGAGCAGGGCTGGCCCGCGCTGCACACCGAACTGGCCCGCGTCGACCCCGTGACCGCCGCCCGACTGGCCCCCGGCGACAGCCAGCGCATACAGCGCGCTTTGGAGGTGTGGCAGATATCGGGCCAGCCGCTGTCGAGCTTTCATGCCATCGAAAAAGGAGCTGCCGGCGCATATGGTGCTTGCGCCTGCGCATTGTTTTCGTTGGAACCGCAAGACCGTGCCTGGCTGCACGAGCGCATCGCCCGACGCTTTGACGCCATGCTCGCCGCCGGCTTCATCGCCGAAGTGCAGGCCCTGCGCGCGCGCGGCGACCTGCACCCCGACCTGCCCGCGATGCGCTGCGTGGGCTATCGCCAGGTCTGGGAGGCGCTCGATTGGCAAGCCCGCCACGCCGGCGGCCCGCCGTTGCATGGGGCCCCGCTGCATGCGCGCGGCATGGACGCGGTGCGCGAGCGCGGCGTGGCCGCCACACGCCAACTGGCCAAGCGCCAAATCACCTGGCTGCGCAGCATGCCGCAGCGCCACACCACGGCCTGCGACCAGCCCCAGGCCGTGGCCCAACTGGTGCAGGCGGTGTTGCAGCGGCTGGAGCAGCACGCTCCCTGA
- a CDS encoding peptidylprolyl isomerase — MSHPQVELHITGYGVITLELDAAKAPKSVENFLAYVHQGRYDNTLFHRVIPGFMVQGGGFEPGMKPKRSDAPIHNEADNGLKNASYTVAMARTSDPHSATAQFFINLVDNGFLDHTAPSAQGWGYAVFGKVVSGTAVVDKIEAVKTGRKGFHDDVPKEDVVIEKAVAL, encoded by the coding sequence ATGAGCCACCCCCAAGTCGAACTGCACATCACCGGTTACGGTGTCATCACGCTGGAGCTTGACGCCGCCAAGGCGCCCAAGTCGGTCGAGAACTTCCTCGCCTATGTGCACCAGGGCCGCTACGACAACACCCTCTTTCACCGGGTGATTCCCGGCTTCATGGTGCAAGGCGGCGGTTTCGAGCCGGGCATGAAGCCCAAGCGCTCCGATGCGCCGATACACAACGAGGCCGACAACGGCCTGAAGAACGCCAGCTACACCGTGGCCATGGCCCGCACCAGCGACCCGCATTCGGCCACTGCGCAGTTCTTCATCAACCTGGTCGACAACGGCTTTCTGGACCATACCGCGCCTTCGGCCCAGGGCTGGGGCTATGCCGTGTTCGGCAAGGTGGTCTCGGGCACCGCCGTGGTGGACAAGATCGAGGCCGTGAAGACGGGCCGCAAGGGCTTTCACGACGATGTGCCCAAGGAGGATGTGGTGATCGAAAAGGCCGTGGCCCTGTAA
- a CDS encoding UDP-2,3-diacylglucosamine diphosphatase: MAAMPAAARAMRAGLPRFGELAAPAHWRRVDVVSDLHLQASDPATLAAWQHYLQTTPADALFILGDLFEVWVGDDAIDDSSAGQPSFEARGCAALQAPAQRLAMYFMPGNRDFLAGPAFLAHCGITGLADPSVLVFGGQRILLSHGDRLCVDDVDYQRLRVQLRSARWQQRFLAQPLAMRREQARAMRQQSAARKLSGLSYADVDDLAAVAWLNAAAARTLIHGHTHRPAEHPLGGGLRRVVLSDWDAAARPARAQVLRLALTGAAAPGWERLALL; this comes from the coding sequence ATGGCTGCCATGCCTGCCGCTGCGCGCGCCATGCGGGCCGGCCTGCCCCGGTTCGGGGAACTGGCCGCTCCAGCGCATTGGCGCAGGGTCGATGTCGTTTCCGACCTGCATTTGCAGGCCAGCGATCCGGCCACCCTGGCCGCATGGCAGCATTATTTGCAGACCACACCCGCCGACGCGCTGTTCATTCTGGGCGACCTGTTCGAGGTCTGGGTCGGCGACGATGCCATCGATGACAGCAGCGCCGGGCAGCCGAGCTTCGAGGCCCGGGGCTGCGCTGCGTTGCAGGCCCCGGCGCAGCGCCTGGCCATGTACTTCATGCCCGGCAACCGCGATTTTCTGGCCGGCCCGGCGTTCCTGGCGCATTGCGGCATCACCGGCCTGGCAGACCCCAGCGTGCTGGTGTTTGGCGGCCAGCGCATCCTGCTCAGCCATGGCGACCGGCTGTGTGTGGACGATGTGGACTACCAGCGCTTGCGCGTGCAACTGCGCAGCGCCCGGTGGCAGCAGCGCTTTCTGGCCCAGCCCCTGGCCATGCGCCGGGAGCAGGCACGCGCGATGCGCCAGCAGAGCGCGGCGCGCAAGCTGTCGGGCCTGTCCTATGCCGATGTCGATGACCTGGCAGCCGTCGCCTGGCTGAACGCCGCTGCGGCCCGCACCCTGATCCACGGCCACACGCACCGCCCGGCCGAGCACCCACTGGGGGGCGGCTTGCGGCGCGTGGTGCTCAGCGACTGGGACGCGGCCGCCCGGCCTGCGCGCGCCCAGGTGCTGCGGCTGGCGCTGACGGGTGCTGCGGCGCCGGGGTGGGAACGGCTGGCGCTGCTCTGA
- a CDS encoding multidrug effflux MFS transporter, which translates to MPAPCASATSAAAPICLHPGLAILVLALLLSIQPVTTDLYLPALPAITNSLAAPMAAAQLTLSGLLLAFGCSQMVWGPLSDRFGRRPILLTGLCIYTLASLGSAFASTIAQLVLWRIAQGAAMGAAVMCARAIVRDLYTPLEGARAMSKALTGLGIVACVCAPLGGLLSQWLGWRAALLVLTGYALVTLALVAWRLPETLVQRNPQALQPRTLLRTWQQVLRNPTFWAFSLLTTTSYGGLFTFLAASPFVYIDVLGLTRTQYGWVMASACLAYFAGTLLCRRLLSRHGLLRTVAIAGGLSVSGGTLLALVALLGWHQPWALLLPFYLFMLGHGMHQPCGQSGAVGPFPKAAGVASALSGCMTMLAAFAMGGWLGLRLDGSIWPLVNGIWFWSVLLALVAWTLVQKFGDSTAAGTSAGDRSGRA; encoded by the coding sequence ATGCCAGCCCCTTGCGCCAGCGCGACATCTGCGGCCGCCCCCATCTGCCTGCATCCGGGCTTGGCCATCCTGGTGCTGGCCCTGCTGCTGAGCATACAGCCGGTCACGACCGACCTGTACCTGCCTGCCCTGCCCGCCATCACCAACAGCCTGGCCGCGCCGATGGCCGCCGCGCAACTCACGCTGAGCGGCCTGTTGCTGGCGTTTGGCTGCTCGCAGATGGTCTGGGGGCCGCTGTCCGACCGCTTTGGCCGCCGCCCCATCCTGCTGACGGGTCTGTGCATCTACACCCTGGCCTCGCTGGGCAGCGCGTTCGCATCCACCATTGCCCAACTGGTGCTGTGGCGCATTGCGCAGGGCGCAGCAATGGGGGCCGCCGTGATGTGCGCGCGGGCCATCGTGCGCGACCTGTATACCCCGCTGGAAGGCGCGCGCGCCATGTCCAAGGCCCTCACCGGGCTGGGCATCGTGGCCTGCGTCTGCGCGCCGCTGGGCGGGCTGCTGAGCCAATGGCTGGGCTGGCGCGCAGCGCTGCTGGTGCTCACCGGCTATGCCCTGGTCACGCTGGCCCTGGTGGCATGGCGCTTGCCCGAGACCCTGGTGCAGCGCAACCCGCAGGCGTTGCAGCCGCGCACGCTATTGAGGACCTGGCAGCAGGTGTTGCGCAATCCGACCTTCTGGGCCTTCTCGCTGTTGACCACGACCTCCTACGGCGGCCTGTTCACCTTTCTCGCGGCGTCGCCGTTTGTCTACATCGATGTGCTGGGACTCACGCGCACGCAGTACGGCTGGGTCATGGCCTCGGCCTGCCTGGCTTATTTTGCCGGCACCCTGCTGTGCCGCCGCCTGCTGAGCCGCCATGGGCTGCTGCGCACGGTGGCGATTGCCGGTGGCCTGAGCGTCAGCGGCGGCACGCTGCTGGCGCTGGTGGCGCTGCTGGGCTGGCACCAGCCCTGGGCGCTGCTGCTGCCGTTCTACCTGTTCATGCTCGGCCATGGCATGCACCAGCCCTGCGGGCAAAGCGGCGCCGTGGGGCCGTTCCCGAAGGCGGCCGGCGTGGCCTCTGCGCTCAGCGGCTGCATGACGATGCTGGCGGCCTTTGCCATGGGCGGGTGGCTGGGCCTGCGGTTGGACGGCAGCATCTGGCCGCTGGTCAACGGCATCTGGTTCTGGTCGGTATTGCTGGCACTGGTCGCGTGGACACTGGTGCAAAAGTTCGGTGACAGCACGGCCGCAGGCACCTCGGCCGGAGACCGCAGTGGCCGCGCCTGA